In the genome of Solibacillus silvestris, one region contains:
- a CDS encoding inorganic phosphate transporter, which yields MNTLLIITVLVVFFALAFDFINGFHDTANAIATSVSTRALPPRVAVIMAAFMNFLGAITFVGVAKAIASDIVDPFALSTPDAPLIGSVVILAALLSAITWNLVTWYFGIPSSSSHTLIGSIAGAAIAASGVGVLNYSGFTKIIIALLASPIIAICAGYLMMTIMKFIFKNMNLYKTNKGFRIMQIFTAAIQSFTHGTNDAQKAMGIITMALIAANWQTTDDVQGWVRFACALAMGLGTSIGGYKIIKTVGGKIMKIRPVNGAAADIASASIIFGATLIHLPVSTTHVISSAIMGVGSAQNVKGVNWGMARKIVTTWIITMPISAVMAAIIYTVLNLFF from the coding sequence ATGAATACACTACTTATCATTACCGTCCTAGTAGTCTTTTTTGCACTTGCATTTGACTTCATTAATGGTTTTCATGATACTGCAAATGCGATTGCAACATCCGTTTCAACACGTGCGCTACCTCCTCGAGTAGCGGTAATCATGGCAGCATTTATGAATTTCTTGGGTGCCATTACATTCGTAGGTGTTGCAAAGGCGATTGCGTCAGATATTGTTGACCCGTTTGCATTATCTACACCTGATGCACCATTAATCGGTTCTGTTGTTATTTTGGCCGCTCTATTATCGGCGATTACCTGGAACTTAGTCACTTGGTATTTTGGAATTCCATCTAGTTCTTCTCATACATTGATCGGTTCAATTGCAGGTGCTGCCATTGCAGCATCTGGAGTCGGGGTTTTAAACTATAGCGGATTCACAAAAATTATTATTGCTTTATTAGCATCACCAATCATTGCGATTTGTGCCGGTTATTTAATGATGACAATAATGAAATTTATTTTTAAGAATATGAATCTTTATAAAACAAATAAAGGCTTCCGTATTATGCAAATTTTCACTGCAGCCATTCAATCATTTACACACGGGACAAACGATGCTCAAAAGGCAATGGGTATTATTACGATGGCACTGATTGCAGCGAATTGGCAAACAACGGATGATGTACAAGGCTGGGTACGTTTTGCCTGTGCTTTAGCAATGGGTCTTGGTACATCGATCGGTGGCTATAAAATCATTAAAACAGTTGGCGGTAAAATCATGAAAATCCGTCCTGTAAACGGTGCCGCTGCGGACATTGCTTCTGCATCCATCATTTTCGGTGCGACATTAATTCACTTGCCTGTATCAACAACACATGTTATTTCATCTGCAATTATGGGTGTTGGTTCAGCACAAAATGTAAAAGGCGTAAACTGGGGTATGGCTCGTAAAATTGTCACAACTTGGATTATTACAATGCCTATTTCTGCTGTGATGGCAGCAATTATCTATACAGTATTAAATCTATTCTTTTAA
- a CDS encoding AI-2E family transporter, with the protein MTRKLWFQVGVGILLTLLIIKYFIEIHSIFNPIIIIFTTILVPLLLGGVLYYISEPLQRILEKRGMPRWGSLITIVLIIAGLFASFLILVGTPIANQVNRLVENAPTIAKDIEEAADFILDNKENIPMLPPQVEEFIASVTNSIQDIAVTSSKYLVSFLSGAVTVTLTLVLAPFFFIFMLKDHEKFAPQIYGIFSGERRTWVKKTLEDIDKVLRSYVQGQVLVSFLLAIMMYIGYLIIGLEYSLLLALFAFFMNMIPFIGPWISLVPAVIVALIYDPISVIWVGVITLVAQQVESNLITPNVMGRSLDIHPLTVISIVLAAGNIAGFIGILIAIPTYCVIKVIVQNIYEERKQIKETANKTV; encoded by the coding sequence ATGACAAGAAAACTGTGGTTCCAAGTTGGCGTAGGTATTTTATTAACATTATTAATTATTAAATACTTTATTGAAATTCATTCGATATTTAATCCGATTATCATTATTTTTACAACAATCCTTGTACCGTTATTACTCGGAGGGGTGCTCTATTATATTTCAGAGCCATTGCAGCGTATATTGGAAAAACGGGGTATGCCGAGATGGGGTAGTTTAATAACGATTGTTCTTATAATAGCGGGTTTATTCGCAAGCTTTTTAATTTTGGTTGGTACTCCAATTGCAAACCAAGTAAACAGACTTGTTGAAAATGCACCGACGATCGCGAAGGATATTGAAGAAGCAGCTGATTTTATTTTAGATAATAAGGAAAATATTCCGATGTTACCTCCGCAAGTAGAAGAGTTTATAGCATCTGTAACCAATTCGATACAAGACATTGCTGTCACAAGTAGTAAATATCTTGTTTCTTTCTTAAGTGGGGCGGTAACCGTCACATTAACATTAGTATTAGCTCCATTTTTCTTTATTTTTATGTTGAAAGACCATGAAAAATTCGCTCCTCAAATTTATGGTATATTTTCCGGGGAACGCCGTACATGGGTGAAAAAAACATTAGAAGACATTGATAAAGTATTAAGAAGCTATGTACAAGGACAAGTATTGGTAAGCTTTTTACTCGCAATCATGATGTACATTGGTTATTTAATCATTGGTTTGGAATATTCATTATTACTTGCTTTATTTGCATTTTTCATGAATATGATTCCATTTATCGGTCCGTGGATTTCACTTGTACCGGCAGTGATTGTAGCATTGATTTATGATCCGATTTCCGTTATTTGGGTTGGTGTTATTACGCTTGTTGCACAGCAAGTAGAAAGTAACTTAATCACACCAAATGTTATGGGACGATCTTTGGATATACACCCGTTGACCGTCATTTCAATCGTATTGGCAGCAGGTAATATTGCCGGGTTTATCGGAATTCTGATTGCGATCCCTACGTACTGCGTCATTAAAGTAATCGTTCAAAATATTTATGAAGAACGCAAACAGATTAAGGAGACTGCCAATAAGACGGTATAA